Proteins co-encoded in one Rhopalosiphum maidis isolate BTI-1 chromosome 2, ASM367621v3, whole genome shotgun sequence genomic window:
- the LOC113551983 gene encoding uncharacterized protein LOC113551983: MDSALKAIAVIAFYVFPIALCETTGETFVCPEVGGNGNYADPATCRRFYQCVDNFPYLNRCPAGLYFDDVNKLCTFKNEARCGPLPTTEAPSTENPIDLAQKCDTSQCTLPYCFCSRDGTIIPGGLDPKETPQMILLTFDGALNQNNYDHYQKVFSHNKKNPNGCLIKGTFFISHEYCDYNMVQEFAHKGHEIGVETVSLQKGLHDKGYEEWVAEMIGMREILVNFANLTKSDIVGMRAPFLKPGRNTQYEVIEDYGFVYDSSIGIPPSRVPIWPYSLDYKIPHECKSGTCPTKSFKGTWEVPLNAHYVATYEGGHCPYLDQCVLHSHDATEVFEWLREDFERYYSQNRAPYMMPFHTNWFQIKELEDGLHKFIDWANKQPDVWFVTTTQALTWMTDPKTTKDLSGFEPWMCDKPEQLPSPPCNLPNKCPLSFKHPETNVSGTRYLSTCKECPRKYPWLGDSKGTGVAGADVYSPDNRK, from the exons ATGGATTCTGCACTTAAAGCGATCGCAGTGATTGCGTTTTACGTTTTTCCAATCG cattGTGTGAAACTACTGGAGAAACTTTTGTCTGCCCTGAAGTCGGTGGAAATGGGAACTATGCTGATCCAGCCACATGTCGTCGTTTTTATCAg TGTGTAGATAATTTTCCGTACCTAAATCGTTGTCCTGCGGGCTTATACTTCGACGATGTGaacaaattatgtacatttaaaaatgaagcCCGGTGTGGACCTCTTCCTACAA CTGAAGCTCCAAGTACAGAGAATCCTATTGATTTAGCTCAAAAATGTGATACAAGTCAGTGTACATTACCTTATTGTTTTTGCTCCAGAGACGGAACCATCATACCTGGTGGTTTAGATCCAAAAgag acaccCCAAATGATTCTATTGACATTTGACGGAGCattgaatcaaaataattatgatcacTATCAAAAAGTATTTTCCCACAATAAGAAAAATCCTAACGGATGTCTCATTAAAGGTACATTCTTTATATCACACGAATACtgtgattataatatggtacaaGAATTCGCACACAAAGGCCATGAGATTGGTGTTGAAACTGTgtc ATTACAAAAAGGATTACATGATAAAGGATATGAAGAATGGGTCGCTGAAATGATTGGAATGAGAGAAATCTTAGTCAACTTTGCAAATTTAACGAAAAGCGATATAGTTGGCATGAGAGCACCATTCCTAAAGCCTGGTAGAAACACACAATACGag gTAATCGAAGACTACGGGTTCGTATATGATAGTTCTATCGGTATACCTCCATCTAGGGTACCAATATGGCCATACTCTTTAGATTATAAGATTCCACATGAATGCAAGTCTGGAACTTGCCCGACTAAATCATTTAAAG gtACGTGGGAAGTTCCTTTGAACGCTCATTACGTGGCGACTTACGAAGGCGGCCACTGTCCGTATTTAGATCAATGCGTATTGCATAGTCATGATGCTACTGAAGTGTTTGAATGGCTCCGTGAAGATTTCGAACGGTATTATTCGCAAAACCGAGCGCCTTACATGATGCCTTTCCACACTAACTGGTTCCAAATTAAAGAACTTGAAGATGGACTGCATAAGTTCATTGACTGGGCAAATAaaca GCCAGACGTATGGTTTGTCACAACTACACAAGCATTAACGTGGATGACTGATCCAAAGACCACTAAAGATTTGTCTGGATTTGAACCATGGATGTGTGATAAACCCGAACAATTACCTTCGCCACCTTGTAATTTACCGAACAAATGTCCATTATCATTTAAGCATCCAGAAACCAATGTATCCGGAACgag GTATTTGTCCACGTGTAAAGAATGTCCAAGGAAATATCCATGGCTCGGTGATTCAAAAGGAACTGGTGTTGCTGGAGCCGATGTGTACTCTCCAGACAAcagaaaatag
- the LOC113550991 gene encoding xanthine dehydrogenase isoform X2, with translation MSVNACLCPVVSLHGCAIITVEGIGNTKTRLHPIQERIAKNHGSQCGFCTPGIVMSVYAMLRSLEKTPDENDLEIALQGNLCRCTGYRPILEGLMTLTNCDKISNGCTMGKKCCMKTKKIENGDEDICNSSEFLPYDPSQEPIFPPELMLTNEFDKEYLIFRGKKTTWYRPTSLLELLELKYKYPNARIVVGNTEIGVEIKFKNCQYPVMIQPNKVSELNIIKKCVKGLIVGAAVTINQLENELKKLIDIIPDHKNKIIKSILEMIPWFASKQIRNVACIAGNIITGSPISDLNPIFLAARCQLKVQSKQNGIKFLKMDHTFFTGYRQNALNPDEVVIDLFIPFTQKNIFFKSIKQSRRKEDDIALVNAAFYVEISNNIVKDAELVFGGMSATAVIAQRTKSLIINREWSESLLDDVYLELLKDLPLASNAPGGMVTYRKSLVLSLFFKFYLYVCNQLNLTIIDAHNLINGNNVITHNSKYAQYYNITSNSSSPNDAVGKPLVHKSAIQQTTGEAVYCDDIPRRSDELYLAVKTSIYAHAKIISVDYTEALSQPGVVTIVDEKDLPGSRNMVGVMPIKDDYVFAREKVVNFGQIICGLVAVDSITAQDAVKLIYVQYEELKPIITIEEAIENESYYDGRCAYFEKGCIDQGFKESNHSLNGTLRTGGQDHFYLETQCCIAIPMNENNEMEIISSTQSLNELQESISHCLDIPVNRIVCKTKRIGGGFGGKETKAFIIAAPCAVAAVKTGKSVRCMLDRHEDMLITGGRNPFLCHYRVGFNEYGQIQALDISVYNNSGSSRDLSAGTIERCVTHLRNTYYVPHVRISGYICATNLPSNTAFRGFGAPQGMFFAESIIDHISRELNIDSNAVRAKNFFVNGQITYYNQLISNFTAKNCWDEVLERSKYTLKSNEIEKFNRMNRWKKRGIAGVPTMYGIGFSDGSKFLNQAGALLLVYIDGSVLLAHGGVEMGQGLHTKMIQVASRALDIPTESIHIKETSTDKVANASPTAASLGSDLNGMAVINACEIIKARLEPIKKRNPGGSWAELVKTAYFEKVNLCASGFYANHIIGTTTDQGTDNYVLYYTSGAAVSVVEVDCLTGDHEVLSTDIVMDVGQSLNPAIDVGQIEGAFMQGYGLFTLEELVYSPKGMLYTRGPGTYKIPGFSDIPKQFTVSLLKGSENPRAVYSSKAIGEPPLFLSASIFFAIKNAIYSAREDAGVTGYFRLDAPATVEKIRMSCKDNITEKLEKYETKVADSWNIIV, from the exons ATGTCTGTCAATGCCTGTTTGTGCCCTGTAGTCAGCTTACATGGATGTGCTATAATAACTGTTGAAGGCATTGGTAACACAAAAACAAGATTGCATCCTATTCAAGAACGAATAGCGAAAAATCATGGATCACAATGCGGTTTTTGTACACCTGGTATTGTAATGTCTGTATATGCCATGCTCAGATCATTAGAAAAAACACCTGATGAAAATGACCTAGAAATTGCTTTGCAAG gCAACTTGTGTAGATGTACAGGTTATAGACCTATTTTAGAGGGGTTGATGACATTAACTAATTGTGATAAAATTTCTAATGGATGTACCATgggaaaaaaatgttgcatGAAGActaagaaaattgaaaatggcGATGAAGATATATGCAATTCATCTGAATTCTTACCGTATGATCCTTCTCAAGAACCAATTTTTCCACCTGAACTTATg CTTACAAATGAGTTCGATAaagaatatttgatatttagagGTAAAAAGACTACGTGGTATAGACCAACATCACTTTTGGAACTATTggaacttaaatataaatatcccAATGCTCGTATAGTTGTCGGGAATACCGAAATtg gagttgaaataaaattcaaaaattgtcaATATCCTGTAATGATACAGCCAAATAAGGTGTCTgagttaaatatcattaaaaaatgtgttaaaggATTAATTGTTGGTGCTGCGGTAACTATTAACCAATTAGAAAATGAATTAAAGAaacttattgatattataccag atcataaaaataaaataataaaatctatattagaGATGATACCTTGGTTTGCAAGTAAACAAATTCGTAATGTTGCA TGCATAGCCGGAAATATTATAACGGGAAGTCCTATATCGGatttaaatccaatatttttaGCGGCTCGTTGTCAGTTAAAAGTACAGAGtaaac aaaatggaataaaatttttgaagATGGACCATACGTTTTTTACGGGTTATCGACAAAATGCTTTAAATCCAGATGAGGTTGTAATAGATTTGTTTATTCCATTTACACAGAAA aatatattttttaaatcgattaAACAATCAAGAAGAAAAGAAGATGACATAGCCTTGGTAAATGCTGCATTTTATGtagaaatatcaaataatatagtaaaagatGCAGAGCTAGTTTTTGGTGGAATGTCAGCTACTGCAGTTATTGCTCAAAGaactaaatcattaataatcaaCAGAGAATGGTCTGAGTCTTTGTTAGATGATGTATATTTAGAGTTACTTAAAGACTTACCTTTGGCATCAAATGCCCCCGGAGGAATGGTGACTTATCGTAAAAGTCTTGTTCTAAG cctattttttaaattttaccttTACGTGTgcaatcaattaaatttgacaATAATAGATGcacacaatttaattaatggcAACAATGTTATTACACACAATTCTAAATACGctcaatactataatataacttcaAATTCTTCAAGCCCAAATGATGCTGTTGGTAAACCATTAGTTCACAAATCAGCTATACAGCAAACTACAG GCGAAGCAGTATATTGCGACGATATACCTCGTCGTTCCGATGAACTTTATTTAGCTGTTAAAACATCTATATATGCCCATgctaaaattataagtgtaGACTATACCGAGGCTTTATCACAACCTGGCGTGGTGACCATAGTCGATGAAAAAGATCTACCAGGAAGCCGCAATATGGTCGGTGTAATGCCGATTAAAGATGACTATGTATTTGCTAGAGAaaag gTGGTCAATTTTGGGCAAATAATTTGCGGATTAGTCGCTGTAGATTCAATCACTGCACAGGAtgcagttaaattaatttatgttcagTATGAAGAATTAAAACCGATAATAACCATTGAG GAAGCTATTGAAAATGAATCGTATTATGATGGCCGGTGTGCCTATTTTGAAAAAGGGTGCATAGATCAAGGATTTAAAGAATCAAACCATAGTCTAAACGGTACCTTAAGAACTGGCGGGCaagatcatttttatttagaaactcAGTGTTGTATAGCAATACCaatgaatgaaaataatgagATGGAAATAATAAGTTCAACACAATCGCTAAATGAATTGcag GAAAGTATATCACATTGCTTAGACATACCGGTAAATCGTATAGTTTGCAAAACAAAACGTATTGGTGGTGGCTTTGGTGGTAAAGAAACTAAAGCATTTATTATAGCGGCGCCATGTGCAGTAGCTGCTGTAAA aactGGAAAATCAGTTAGATGTATGCTGGATCGACACGAAGACATGTTGATCACTGGTGGAAGAAATCCATTTTTATGCCACTATCGAGTAGGATTTAATGAATATGGACAAATTCAGGCTTTGGACAtttctgtgtataataatagtggaaGTTCTAGAGATCTGTCAGCGGGA acaATTGAAAGATGCGTTACTCATTTAAGGAATACGTATTATGTCCCTCATGTTAGAATATCGGGATATATTTGTGCTACAAATTTACCATCAAATACGGCTTTTAGAGGGTTTGGTGCACCCCAAGGAATGTTTTTCGCGGAATCAATTATTGATCACATATCTAGAGAACTAAACATCGATTCAAATGCAGTGAGAGCAAAGAATTTCTTCGTAAACGGAcagataacttattataatcaattgatATCTAATTTTACCGCTAAAAATTGTTGGGACGAGGTATTGGAAAGATCAAAGTATACCTTGAAGTCTAACGAAATCGAAAAGTTCAATAG AATGAACCGTTGGAAGAAACGTGGCATTGCAGGCGTACCCACGATGTACGGTATCGGGTTCTCAGATGGCTCGAAGTTTTTGAACCAAGCTGGTGCACTGTTGCTCGTCTACATTGACGGATCCGTACTGCTGGCGCACGGCGGCGTCGAAATGGGCCAAGGACTACACACGAAAATGATCCAAGTGGCTAGTAGGGCCTTGGACATACCCACCGAGTCGATACATATCAAAGAGACCAGTACAGACAAAGTAGCAAACGCGTCTCCGACCGCTGCTAGTTTAGGCTCTGACCTCAACGGGATGGCCGTTATC AACGCTTGTGAGATCATTAAAGCCAGATTAGAACCAATCAAGAAGAGGAATCCCGGAGGCTCATGGGCTGAATTGGTAAAGACTGCgtattttgaaaaagttaaCTTGTGTGCTTCTGGATTTTACGC AAATCACATTATAGGAACAACAACAGATCAAGGCACAGACAActatgttttgtattatactagtGGGGCAGCTGTTTCGGTGGTCGAAGTGGACTGTTTAACTGGTGACCATGAA GTTTTAAGCACAGACATAGTAATGGACGTGGGACAGAGTCTGAATCCAGCAATTGATGTGGGACAAATTGAAGGAGCATTTATGCAAGGTTATGGATTATTTACATTAGAAGAACTTGTTTATAGTCCAAAAGGAATGTTATATACGAGAGGACCtggtacatataaaatacctgGTTTTTCGGATATACCGAAACAGTTTACAGTTTCATTACTGAAAGGTTCAGAAAATCCAAGAGCTGTTTATtcatcaaaa gcTATTGGAGAACCACCGTTGTTTTTATCAGCTTCGATATTTTTCGCAATTAAAAATGCCATATATTCGGCTAGAGAAGATGCTGGTGTCACAGGATATTTTAGATTGGATGCTCCAGCAACTGTGGAAAAAATTCGGATGTCTTGCAAAGACAATATTACCGAAAAG cttgaaaaatatgaaaccaAGGTAGCTGATTCATGGAATATTATCGTttaa
- the LOC113550991 gene encoding xanthine dehydrogenase isoform X1 has translation MENINSTLIFFVNGKKVVEDKADPHWTLLYYLRNKLNLCGTKLGCAEGGCGACTVMVSKYDHIKKSPLHMSVNACLCPVVSLHGCAIITVEGIGNTKTRLHPIQERIAKNHGSQCGFCTPGIVMSVYAMLRSLEKTPDENDLEIALQGNLCRCTGYRPILEGLMTLTNCDKISNGCTMGKKCCMKTKKIENGDEDICNSSEFLPYDPSQEPIFPPELMLTNEFDKEYLIFRGKKTTWYRPTSLLELLELKYKYPNARIVVGNTEIGVEIKFKNCQYPVMIQPNKVSELNIIKKCVKGLIVGAAVTINQLENELKKLIDIIPDHKNKIIKSILEMIPWFASKQIRNVACIAGNIITGSPISDLNPIFLAARCQLKVQSKQNGIKFLKMDHTFFTGYRQNALNPDEVVIDLFIPFTQKNIFFKSIKQSRRKEDDIALVNAAFYVEISNNIVKDAELVFGGMSATAVIAQRTKSLIINREWSESLLDDVYLELLKDLPLASNAPGGMVTYRKSLVLSLFFKFYLYVCNQLNLTIIDAHNLINGNNVITHNSKYAQYYNITSNSSSPNDAVGKPLVHKSAIQQTTGEAVYCDDIPRRSDELYLAVKTSIYAHAKIISVDYTEALSQPGVVTIVDEKDLPGSRNMVGVMPIKDDYVFAREKVVNFGQIICGLVAVDSITAQDAVKLIYVQYEELKPIITIEEAIENESYYDGRCAYFEKGCIDQGFKESNHSLNGTLRTGGQDHFYLETQCCIAIPMNENNEMEIISSTQSLNELQESISHCLDIPVNRIVCKTKRIGGGFGGKETKAFIIAAPCAVAAVKTGKSVRCMLDRHEDMLITGGRNPFLCHYRVGFNEYGQIQALDISVYNNSGSSRDLSAGTIERCVTHLRNTYYVPHVRISGYICATNLPSNTAFRGFGAPQGMFFAESIIDHISRELNIDSNAVRAKNFFVNGQITYYNQLISNFTAKNCWDEVLERSKYTLKSNEIEKFNRMNRWKKRGIAGVPTMYGIGFSDGSKFLNQAGALLLVYIDGSVLLAHGGVEMGQGLHTKMIQVASRALDIPTESIHIKETSTDKVANASPTAASLGSDLNGMAVINACEIIKARLEPIKKRNPGGSWAELVKTAYFEKVNLCASGFYANHIIGTTTDQGTDNYVLYYTSGAAVSVVEVDCLTGDHEVLSTDIVMDVGQSLNPAIDVGQIEGAFMQGYGLFTLEELVYSPKGMLYTRGPGTYKIPGFSDIPKQFTVSLLKGSENPRAVYSSKAIGEPPLFLSASIFFAIKNAIYSAREDAGVTGYFRLDAPATVEKIRMSCKDNITEKLEKYETKVADSWNIIV, from the exons atggaaaatattaattccaccttaatattttttgtcaacGGTAAAAAG GTTGTCGAAGACAAAGCTGACCCACATTGGACTTTACTTTATTATCtaagaaataaat TAAATTTATGTGGAACTAAATTGGGATGTGCTGAAGGAGGATGTGGAGCTTGTACTGTAATGGTATCAAAATATGATCACATTAAGAAGTCTCCATT ACATATGTCTGTCAATGCCTGTTTGTGCCCTGTAGTCAGCTTACATGGATGTGCTATAATAACTGTTGAAGGCATTGGTAACACAAAAACAAGATTGCATCCTATTCAAGAACGAATAGCGAAAAATCATGGATCACAATGCGGTTTTTGTACACCTGGTATTGTAATGTCTGTATATGCCATGCTCAGATCATTAGAAAAAACACCTGATGAAAATGACCTAGAAATTGCTTTGCAAG gCAACTTGTGTAGATGTACAGGTTATAGACCTATTTTAGAGGGGTTGATGACATTAACTAATTGTGATAAAATTTCTAATGGATGTACCATgggaaaaaaatgttgcatGAAGActaagaaaattgaaaatggcGATGAAGATATATGCAATTCATCTGAATTCTTACCGTATGATCCTTCTCAAGAACCAATTTTTCCACCTGAACTTATg CTTACAAATGAGTTCGATAaagaatatttgatatttagagGTAAAAAGACTACGTGGTATAGACCAACATCACTTTTGGAACTATTggaacttaaatataaatatcccAATGCTCGTATAGTTGTCGGGAATACCGAAATtg gagttgaaataaaattcaaaaattgtcaATATCCTGTAATGATACAGCCAAATAAGGTGTCTgagttaaatatcattaaaaaatgtgttaaaggATTAATTGTTGGTGCTGCGGTAACTATTAACCAATTAGAAAATGAATTAAAGAaacttattgatattataccag atcataaaaataaaataataaaatctatattagaGATGATACCTTGGTTTGCAAGTAAACAAATTCGTAATGTTGCA TGCATAGCCGGAAATATTATAACGGGAAGTCCTATATCGGatttaaatccaatatttttaGCGGCTCGTTGTCAGTTAAAAGTACAGAGtaaac aaaatggaataaaatttttgaagATGGACCATACGTTTTTTACGGGTTATCGACAAAATGCTTTAAATCCAGATGAGGTTGTAATAGATTTGTTTATTCCATTTACACAGAAA aatatattttttaaatcgattaAACAATCAAGAAGAAAAGAAGATGACATAGCCTTGGTAAATGCTGCATTTTATGtagaaatatcaaataatatagtaaaagatGCAGAGCTAGTTTTTGGTGGAATGTCAGCTACTGCAGTTATTGCTCAAAGaactaaatcattaataatcaaCAGAGAATGGTCTGAGTCTTTGTTAGATGATGTATATTTAGAGTTACTTAAAGACTTACCTTTGGCATCAAATGCCCCCGGAGGAATGGTGACTTATCGTAAAAGTCTTGTTCTAAG cctattttttaaattttaccttTACGTGTgcaatcaattaaatttgacaATAATAGATGcacacaatttaattaatggcAACAATGTTATTACACACAATTCTAAATACGctcaatactataatataacttcaAATTCTTCAAGCCCAAATGATGCTGTTGGTAAACCATTAGTTCACAAATCAGCTATACAGCAAACTACAG GCGAAGCAGTATATTGCGACGATATACCTCGTCGTTCCGATGAACTTTATTTAGCTGTTAAAACATCTATATATGCCCATgctaaaattataagtgtaGACTATACCGAGGCTTTATCACAACCTGGCGTGGTGACCATAGTCGATGAAAAAGATCTACCAGGAAGCCGCAATATGGTCGGTGTAATGCCGATTAAAGATGACTATGTATTTGCTAGAGAaaag gTGGTCAATTTTGGGCAAATAATTTGCGGATTAGTCGCTGTAGATTCAATCACTGCACAGGAtgcagttaaattaatttatgttcagTATGAAGAATTAAAACCGATAATAACCATTGAG GAAGCTATTGAAAATGAATCGTATTATGATGGCCGGTGTGCCTATTTTGAAAAAGGGTGCATAGATCAAGGATTTAAAGAATCAAACCATAGTCTAAACGGTACCTTAAGAACTGGCGGGCaagatcatttttatttagaaactcAGTGTTGTATAGCAATACCaatgaatgaaaataatgagATGGAAATAATAAGTTCAACACAATCGCTAAATGAATTGcag GAAAGTATATCACATTGCTTAGACATACCGGTAAATCGTATAGTTTGCAAAACAAAACGTATTGGTGGTGGCTTTGGTGGTAAAGAAACTAAAGCATTTATTATAGCGGCGCCATGTGCAGTAGCTGCTGTAAA aactGGAAAATCAGTTAGATGTATGCTGGATCGACACGAAGACATGTTGATCACTGGTGGAAGAAATCCATTTTTATGCCACTATCGAGTAGGATTTAATGAATATGGACAAATTCAGGCTTTGGACAtttctgtgtataataatagtggaaGTTCTAGAGATCTGTCAGCGGGA acaATTGAAAGATGCGTTACTCATTTAAGGAATACGTATTATGTCCCTCATGTTAGAATATCGGGATATATTTGTGCTACAAATTTACCATCAAATACGGCTTTTAGAGGGTTTGGTGCACCCCAAGGAATGTTTTTCGCGGAATCAATTATTGATCACATATCTAGAGAACTAAACATCGATTCAAATGCAGTGAGAGCAAAGAATTTCTTCGTAAACGGAcagataacttattataatcaattgatATCTAATTTTACCGCTAAAAATTGTTGGGACGAGGTATTGGAAAGATCAAAGTATACCTTGAAGTCTAACGAAATCGAAAAGTTCAATAG AATGAACCGTTGGAAGAAACGTGGCATTGCAGGCGTACCCACGATGTACGGTATCGGGTTCTCAGATGGCTCGAAGTTTTTGAACCAAGCTGGTGCACTGTTGCTCGTCTACATTGACGGATCCGTACTGCTGGCGCACGGCGGCGTCGAAATGGGCCAAGGACTACACACGAAAATGATCCAAGTGGCTAGTAGGGCCTTGGACATACCCACCGAGTCGATACATATCAAAGAGACCAGTACAGACAAAGTAGCAAACGCGTCTCCGACCGCTGCTAGTTTAGGCTCTGACCTCAACGGGATGGCCGTTATC AACGCTTGTGAGATCATTAAAGCCAGATTAGAACCAATCAAGAAGAGGAATCCCGGAGGCTCATGGGCTGAATTGGTAAAGACTGCgtattttgaaaaagttaaCTTGTGTGCTTCTGGATTTTACGC AAATCACATTATAGGAACAACAACAGATCAAGGCACAGACAActatgttttgtattatactagtGGGGCAGCTGTTTCGGTGGTCGAAGTGGACTGTTTAACTGGTGACCATGAA GTTTTAAGCACAGACATAGTAATGGACGTGGGACAGAGTCTGAATCCAGCAATTGATGTGGGACAAATTGAAGGAGCATTTATGCAAGGTTATGGATTATTTACATTAGAAGAACTTGTTTATAGTCCAAAAGGAATGTTATATACGAGAGGACCtggtacatataaaatacctgGTTTTTCGGATATACCGAAACAGTTTACAGTTTCATTACTGAAAGGTTCAGAAAATCCAAGAGCTGTTTATtcatcaaaa gcTATTGGAGAACCACCGTTGTTTTTATCAGCTTCGATATTTTTCGCAATTAAAAATGCCATATATTCGGCTAGAGAAGATGCTGGTGTCACAGGATATTTTAGATTGGATGCTCCAGCAACTGTGGAAAAAATTCGGATGTCTTGCAAAGACAATATTACCGAAAAG cttgaaaaatatgaaaccaAGGTAGCTGATTCATGGAATATTATCGTttaa
- the LOC113553615 gene encoding delta-like protein 1: MTDRRTLAVLFTLCTFGVPRILAASKNIPKWKKQACEAPATQNESSHYVCDDNGDMKCLPGWIGDLCDVPICKKGCDPIQGYCKRPSECRCKLGFYGEMCNKCIALPGCQHGYCNNSFECKCLEGWDGIFCSEPVCHEDCHPSKGYCDWPGECRCRLGWTGDLCKECQPLPGCMHGTCSKPLECKCEKGWQGILCQIPVCSEGCHRDRGYCRKPNECRCKVGWWGKNCTQCFAYPGCVHGTCNRPWECNCKPGWGGMLCDQELKYCETNNVTCQNGATCVSLPEEDGNYRCLCADGYIGRNCEVDKKKVEIVGLVPPKPSLMLLKSTTTTPSTVSEDLLLEGDDEYEEETTKPNSSIVSLVNENESLNETI; the protein is encoded by the exons ATGACCGATAGACGTACCCTAGCCGTACTTTTTACTTTGTGTACTTTTGGAGTTCCAAGGATTTTAGCCGCATCCAAAAATATCCCAAAATGGAAAAAacag GCTTGCGAGGCACCAGCAACACAAAATGAATCGAGTCATTACGTTTGCGACGACAATGGCGATATGAAATGTCTACCCGGGTGGATAGGTGACCTTTGCGATGTGCCAATTTGCAAGAAAGGTTGTGACCCAATTCAAGGTTACTGCAAACGGCCATCAGAATGCCGTTGCAAGTTAG gtttttacGGTGAAATGTGCAACAAGTGTATAGCACTGCCCGGCTGCCAACACGGTTACTGCAACAATAGTTTCGAATGCAAGTGCTTAGAAGGCTGGGACGGCATATTCTGTTCAGAAC CGGTATGCCACGAAGACTGTCATCCGAGTAAGGGGTATTGTGACTGGCCGGGAGAATGCAG GTGTCGTTTAGGCTGGACTGGTGATCTTTGCAAAGAATGTCAACCATTACCAGGATGTATGCATGGGACATGCTCTAAACCATTAGAATGTAAATGTGAAAAGGGATGGCAAGGAATTTTGTGTCAGATAC ctGTGTGCTCTGAAGGTTGTCATCGAGATCGAGGATATTGTCGTAAACCAAATGAATGCAG GTGCAAAGTAGGCTGGTGGGGTAAGAACTGTACTCAATGTTTCGCATACCCAGGCTGTGTTCATGGTACGTGTAACCGTCCGTGGGAATGTAATTGTAAGCCCGGCTGGGGTGGAATGCTCTGCGATCAAG aaCTGAAATATTGTGAAACTAACAATGTGACATGCCAAAATGGAGCTACATGTGTAAGTCTTCCAGAAGAAGATGGAAATTATAGATGTCTTTGTGCTGATGGATACATTGGACGAAATTGTGaagtagataaaaaaaag gtTGAGATTGTCGGATTAGTACCTCCTAAGCCTAGCTTAATGCTTCTTAAATCAACAACAACTACACCTTCGACGGTGTCTGAAGACTTATTATTAGAGGGCGATGATGAATATGAAGAAGAAACTACAAAACCTAATTCTTCCATAGTTTCGTTGGTGAATGAAAATGAATCCCTTaatgaaacaatttaa